One window of Oryza brachyantha chromosome 12, ObraRS2, whole genome shotgun sequence genomic DNA carries:
- the LOC102703263 gene encoding uncharacterized protein LOC102703263: MLPLLNMRAAADAEKSSKQQMMVAAKVSISILVMALPVLYVSFLHIPPATLFRDTTFWFLMSNSIIIVIAADSGMLFFARRPSSSSDVDHGTSFVVFGELLPPPMVVKNQQAMVVSDLGDISHALVIAGGQQDDDDVVKPEETATMSMMLVPYVDAGEAVVVDDDGAVVQEARPQRLTASRSLASSREERPATATRRRRRSRSHSHALATTTVPPPAVQEKSAVVREEKKLALRRTSTEGRRQRSPPPEPEEETTASEYSQLSDEELNRRVEEFIARFNMEIRLQLEKEEEQAAAA, from the coding sequence ATGCTGCCTCTGCTGAACATgcgagctgctgctgatgcagAGAAGAGTAGCAAGCAGCAGATgatggtggcggcgaaggTGTCCATCTCCATCCTGGTGatggcgctgccggtgctctACGTCTCCTTCCTGCACatcccgccggcgacgctcTTCAGGGACACCACCTTCTGGTTCCTCATGTCCAATTccatcatcatcgtcatcgccgccgacTCCGGCATGCTCTTCTTCGCCAGGAGGCCGTCGTCCTCTTCGGACGTCGACCACGGCACCAGCTTTGTCGTCTTCGGCGAGCTCCTGCCGCCGCCTATGGTCGTCAAGAACCAGCAAGCTATGGTTGTGAGCGACCTTGGAGACATCAGCCATGCATTGGTGATCGCGGGAGGACAgcaagacgacgacgatgttGTCAAGCcggaggagacggcgacgaTGTCGATGATGCTGGTACCGTacgtcgacgccggcgaggccgtcgtcgtcgacgacgacggcgcggtggTGCAAGAAGCAAGGCCACAGAGGTTGACGGCGAGCAGGAGCCTCGCTAGCAGCAGAGAGGAGAGGCCCGCGACTGCGacgcgtcgtcggcggcggagcaggtcACACTCGCACGCGCTGGCGACGAccaccgtgccgccgccggcggtgcaGGAGAAGAGCGCGGTCGtgagggaggagaagaagctCGCGCTCCGGCGGACGTCGACGGAGGGGCGGCGACAGCGCTCTCCCCCGCCTGAaccggaggaggagaccaCGGCAAGCGAGTACTCGCAGCTCTCCGACGAGGAGCTCAACCGGCGCGTGGAGGAGTTCATCGCCAGGTTCAACATGGAGATCAGGCTACAGCtggagaaggaagaagagcAAGCAGCAGCTGCCTGA
- the LOC102703538 gene encoding pyruvate dehydrogenase E1 component subunit beta-3, chloroplastic produces the protein MAAAAAASSLQYALHGVGAASSGKPRSAVPAARSVRVAAAARRRSWGSVRARAAVAANADAAVESKSGGHEVLLFEALREALIEEMKEDPTVCVFGEDVGHYGGSYKVTKGLAEMFGDLRVLDTPIAENSFTGMGVGAAMKGLRPIVEGMNMGFLLLAYNQISNNCGMLHYTSGGQFKIPIVIRGPGGVGRQLGAEHSQRLESYFQSIPGLQMVACSTPYNAKGLMKAAIRSENPVVLFEHVLLYNLKEKIPDEEYICCLEEAEMVRPGEHVTILTYSRMRYHVMQAAKTLVNKGYDPEVIDIRSLKPFDLHTIGNSIKKTHRVLIVEECMRTGGIGASLRSAIIDNFWDYLDAPIMCLSSQDVPTPYAATLEDATVVQPAQIVAAVEQICQ, from the exons atggccgccgctgccgccgcctcctcgctgCAGTACGCGCTgcacggcgtcggcgccgcctcctccggcaAGCCCAGATCCGCGGTGCCAG CGGCGAGGAGCGTGCgcgtggccgccgcggccaggaGGAGATCATGGGGCTCGGTGcgggcgcgcgccgccgttgcA GCGAATGCGGATGCGgcggtggaatccaagtccGGCGG GCATGAGGTTTTGTTGTTTGAGGCCCTTCGAGAAGCCTTGATAGAAGAGATGAAAGAAGACCCTACAGTTTGTGTATTTGGTGAAGATGTTGGTCACTATGGAGGTTCATATAAGGTGACGAAAGGCTTGGCTGAGATGTTTGGAGACCTTCGGGTTCTGGACACCCCTATTGCTGAGAATTCTTTCACGGGAATGGGAGTTGGAGCAGCAATGAAGGGGCTGAGGCCAATTGTTGAAGGCATGAACATGGGTTTTCTTCTCCTTGCCTACAATCAGATCTCAAACAATTGTGGTATGCTTCATTACACCTCAGGTGGCCAGTTCAAAATCCCGATTGTGATTCGAGGCCCAGGTGGTGTTGGTCGTCAGCTTGGTGCTGAGCATTCGCAACGTCTTGAATCATACTTCCAGTCTATTCCTGGGCTTCAAATGGTTGCTTGCTCTACTCCTTACAATGCTAAGGGCCTGATGAAAGCTGCCATAAGGAGTGAAAATCCTGTGGTGCTGTTCGAGCATGTCCTTCTGTACAACCTGAAGGAGAAGATTCCCGATGAAGAATACATCTGCTGCTTGGAGGAGGCCGAGATGGTACGCCCAGGTGAGCATGTGACCATCCTCACGTACTCTCGCATGAGGTACCATGTGATGCAGGCAGCAAAAACACTGGTGAACAAAGGGTACGATCCAGAGGTCATTGACATCAGGTCGCTGAAGCCATTCGATCTGCACACGATAGGAAACTCCATTAAGAAGACCCACCGTGTGCTTATTGTAGAAGAGTGCATGCGAACAGGTGGTATTGGCGCAAGCCTGAGGTCGGCCATCATTGACAACTTCTGGGACTACCTTGATGCCCCCATCATGTGCTTGTCATCGCAAGATGTACCAACGCCATATGCTGCAACTCTGGAGGATGCGACTGTTGTGCAGCCTGCCCAAATTGTGGCCGCTGTCGAGCAGATCTGCCAATAA